The genomic segment GGCAGCCCGGGGTCGGTTTGCGCCCTAGAGCCACGAGACCGCGAGATGGTTGTGAGGTGTAGCGATCAGGAACTGGCCGTCCAGGCGTGGCCCGTCGTTGGCGGGTTGAAGCGTGAACTCGACTGTCTGGCCGCGGGGCCCCCGGCTCCAGGTGACAATCTCCGCCGCGACGCGGTGAGCCAGCTCGCCGCCGCTGAGGCCGTGGCCGATGACGCCGATCTCGTGCCGGCGTCCACTGTCGGGGGTGTCGGCGGGTTCGGGTTCGGCTGGGCGGAGGGTGAGGTAGGCCAGGTTGCCATCCTCGGTGATCGCCATCGACCGCCATGTCGACGAGGGGAGTCGGACGAGGCCGGTGGTGAGTGCCTCGGCGCGGATCGGCATGGCGCTGATCGCGTTCGGCTGGGTGCAGGCCAGCCACAGCCACAGCATCTCGATCGACTCCATGCCGCCGAGGGTCACTCCGGTCCACGCCTCGACGGCGGGCTGGCCCAGCACGTCTGCAAGCGGTACGGGGTCGATGGCTTGGTCCTGGTGGGCCTCCAGGTGGACCGACCCGTCCGGGGCGAGCTGGATCATCGTGCGGGGGTCCGCCATGCTCCCGCGCAGGGGCATGAACCCACACAGCTCGCTGCGCGTGCTGCGCCAGCGGTGGCCGTCGTGCTCGAAGGCGATGGCCCGGGTGGCGCTGCCCCGGATCCGGATCGGTGCGACGAGGCGCCCGTGCGGAGCGAGCTGCGTCAGCCACCCGGGAGGCAGGTCCCAGACCCCGACGGTGGCGATCATCCGGTCGTAGGGCGCCTCGGCGGGGTACCCATCCGCGCCATCGCCGCGGACGACCCGCACGTTGC from the Solwaraspora sp. WMMD1047 genome contains:
- the fxlM gene encoding methyltransferase, FxLD system produces the protein MTVTDENDSVTAERLCGELVDHLLAAGVIQPGRIEAAMRAVPRHPFVPGAALTDAYADDIVRTKQDADGVVISAASQPRIVATMLDMLGVEPGHRVLEAGAGTGYNAGLLGWLVGERGQVVSVDVDDDIVTGARAALDVAGIRNVRVVRGDGADGYPAEAPYDRMIATVGVWDLPPGWLTQLAPHGRLVAPIRIRGSATRAIAFEHDGHRWRSTRSELCGFMPLRGSMADPRTMIQLAPDGSVHLEAHQDQAIDPVPLADVLGQPAVEAWTGVTLGGMESIEMLWLWLACTQPNAISAMPIRAEALTTGLVRLPSSTWRSMAITEDGNLAYLTLRPAEPEPADTPDSGRRHEIGVIGHGLSGGELAHRVAAEIVTWSRGPRGQTVEFTLQPANDGPRLDGQFLIATPHNHLAVSWL